In Lycium barbarum isolate Lr01 chromosome 9, ASM1917538v2, whole genome shotgun sequence, the DNA window AAGCCTTCGACAAAATTAATAGGTATTTGTCGAATCCACCTGGTGTTTGTTCCTCCTGAGCCTGGGAAACCTTTGATATTATTATACTTATCCATTTTGGACAATTCCTTTGGTTTCGTGTTGGGTCAACATGATGTTACAGGCAAGAAGGAGCAGGCCATCTACTATCTCATCAAGATGTTCACTACATATGAGGCTAAGTACACTCATCTGGACAGGACGTGTTGCACCTTGACTTGGGTAACACAAAAGTTGAAGCATTATCTTTCGTCCTACACTATTTACCTCATTTCCCACCTGGATCCTTTGAAGTATATTTTTCAGAAACCCATGCCTACGGGCAGGCTAGCAAAATGGCAGATATTACTCACAGAGTTTGACATTTCTTATATCACTTAGACCGGGATGGAAGCCTAAACCTTGGCAGACCATTTGGCTGAGAACCTAGTGGACGAAGAATATGGGCCGTTGAAGACGTACTTTCCTAGTGAAGAAGTGTCGTATATTGAGGAGGTAATTGTTGATAATGACCCGGGTTGTCAGTTGTTCTTTGATGGGGCCGCTAATATGAGTGGAGTTGGAATAAGGGTCGTTCTTATCTTGGAATCAGGGCAACATTACCCTGTAACTGCCCAACTTCGATTTTATTGGTCCAATAACATGGCGGAATATCAAGCTTGCATTTTAGGTTTGAGGTTAGATATCGACACGGGAATCCAAGAATTATTGGTACTGGTGGACTCAGACTTGCTATTCCACAAAATTCAGGGAGAGTGGAAAACTCGGGATTTGAAACTTATACCATATCGACAGTGTTTGCAAGATCTTTACCCACGATTCACAACAGTGAAATTTAAGCACATTCCCAGGATCATAATGAAATTGCTGATGCCTTGGCCACCGTGTCTTTAATGCTCCCACTTCCAGACAAGGCTCACATTAACTCTCTGCACATACAAACCCGTAATCAACACACTTATTGCAATATAGTCGAAGTGGAACTTGATAGCGAGCCTTGGTTCCATGATATTAAAGAATACATCAATTCTGGGGGATATCCAGCCCATGCCACCAGTGATCAAAAGAGAACTATTCGACTATTGGCAAGTGGGTTTTTCTTAAGTGGaggaattttgtataaaaaggttCTAGATTTGGGACTTTTACGGTGCGTAGATGCTAAAGAGGCTTCAACTATCATGACTGAAATACACTCAGGAGTTTTTGGACCGCACATGAACATGTATGTTTTGGCAAAGAAAATACTCTGAGCAGGCTATTATTGGCTCACTATGGAGCGGAATTCCATTCGTTTTGTTCGGAAATGTCATCAGTGTCAGGTACACGGTGATTTGATACATTCTCCTTCTTCGGAGTTGCACACAATGTCTACTCCATGGCCATTCACAACTTGGGTGATGGATGTGATTGTGCCAATTGAGCTGAAAGCGTCAAATGGGCATAGGTTCATTTTAGTGGCCATCGATTATTTTACAAAGTGGATGGAAGCAATAACTCTCAAGTCGGTGACCAAAAAAGCCGTGGTGGATTTTGTTCATTCTAACATCATTTGCAGGTTCGGAATCCTGAGGACAACTATTACAGATAATGCAGCGAATCTCAACAGTCATTTGATGTAGGAGGTATGTCGGCAGTTTAAGATTACACATCAAAATTCAACTCTGTATTGTCCGAAGGCAAATGAGGCTGTAGAAGCTGctaataagaacatcaagaagatACTCCGCAAAATGGTGCAAGGTTCCAGACAATGGCATAAAAAGTTGCCTTTTGCTTTATTGGGTTATCGCACAACTGTTCGCACTTCAGTAGGTGCACCTCCTTATTTTTTGGTGTATGGGATCGAAgcggtgttgacacccaattttgtccctcctttatttcaatttatttactcgggcttctaaattcattaacgagctaaacactttattttcactattatttttttactgctactactattaatatcattacctttcattttcactattctactatcaacattactagtattactttatcacaaatttaacggttcgtcatcgtttcattttcgggtttggactcattaaagtaattacaagacaacactttgttaaatccttatttttctacatatcaattattaattgtcttcacatagtatatatggtactagttattaaattagaagcccaggGATAATTAAATAAAGAAGGAAAGACCAATGTTTTCAGCCAATTATAGGCCCAAATTCGGATTCCccaccagcccacattttaatccATTACCAAATCAGCCCAAATAATTcccctacccggtccagcccaacacCTTACCCGATCCGGCCCAACTAATTAATACACTTCCCTAAACCTAATCCctatctctttctctttctcttttcatCTCAACCATGCCGCAccccttttctctttctctttcataCGCTCTTCTCTTCCTCTCTCTCCTCCATCCCtctctgtcccccgctcctctctctcctcactctataaagggAGAAGGATTACTCAGTTGAAGGGGATTATTCAGTGTTTTGAGGGACACAGACTATCTTCCACACTTGATTtttccttttccggtgaactttagccgcgaccaacaattactctatttttattttttcggtTTGAAACTTTAGCTACCTtaatcgggttcgggttcgttcgagtACAAATCCGAGATTCATACCCCATTTCACTGCACCCAACAAAGGTGATTTTCCCTCttttagttttttatttatttatttattaatttctgTGTGATTACCTGGCTGTGTTGTTGGAATTTTAGTCAAGTTTGTAGGATTAGGATGGTTTTCTGTTGTTCTTATCAGTAAACCTCCGTCTTTTAGCATATTTTAGCCTTTTATTTGTGTTAGGTTGATTAGCTATGACAATCGTTAGTATAAATTAGGCGGATATACGTCAAGTGCTAGCCTTGTTTGGTTGTGTTGTCCTAATTGTTAATTTTAGTCATGTTTAAAGAGAAATTTAAATATCAGTTTAGGCCTTTGATTTAAGCATGCTAAATGATTAGTTTAATCAGCATTATGCCGGTTTCAGCTCATGTTTATATGTTGATATTAATCTGGATTTAATCAGTTTGTGTGATGGTTTAGTTGTTGAGTTAATTCGGTTTATGCAATTACATATGTTGGAGTAATGTGTAGTATAAAAGAGCATGTTGTTTCTACCCTGGCCTGAGCATACTATCCATTGGAAATTTGCCTATTCACAGTATGATTATATTATGCTAGCTAGAAT includes these proteins:
- the LOC132611681 gene encoding uncharacterized protein LOC132611681, whose translation is MERNSIRFVRKCHQCQVHGDLIHSPSSELHTMSTPWPFTTWVMDVIVPIELKASNGHRFILVAIDYFTKWMEAITLKSEVCRQFKITHQNSTLYCPKANEAVEAANKNIKKILRKMVQGSRQWHKKLPFALLGYRTTVRTSVAVIPAKVEIPSLRIIEEAGIDEDERVKSHLEQLSLIDEKRLTSVEAKGKFAPNWQGPFVVKMVLPNGVLYLTNIYGKMSEIAINADAVKRNCLFGA